The genomic segment TATTTTAAACCATGACATCTTTGACAAGCATCGTGGAAAACTTCTTTATTAGTCATCTCTTTTGGAGCGATTGATTGTAAATATGCAACCATATCCGCAATTTCTTGTGGAGTATTCATTAACTCATAACTAGGCATTGGATGAGCTCTTCCATCTGTAAATTTATGAGAAACTTTTGAAGCTAAAGCTGGATTTTTAATAAAAGCAATTAAATAATCTTTAGAATAAAGCTTACCTGCACTTCCTAAATCAGGAGTTGCAACACCATAAGCTCCAGCTGTAGTTGCATCATCCATTAATTTTGGAAAACCTTTCGATTCAATACTATGACAAGCTGTACAGTTTGCAGTTACTAAAGCTTCACCATTTGCAACATTAGGAGTCGCAGCTATTGCAGCTTTATTTGCATCCCAAAACTCATTTATAGTTTTTTCAAAAGTTTGAGCTGCTTCTAAATCAGCTTTTGCACCTTTAATAGCTTTTTCATCTGCTGTTTTCTCAGCTTCAGTTAAAGCTTTTTGTGCTTTTTCAACTCCTTCTTTTGAAGTAGTTCTATCAGATTCTTCAAAGTTGTAGTTTACAGGATCAACATGTGGATGCATTTGTGAGTGAGCAAAAGGCTCAACTCCCCAGTAAGTAATAAGAGTTAATACTACTACTACTGCTAAAATTTTTAATTCTCTCATCTTTTACCCTCTTCTTTTTTGATCAAGTTTTGTAATAACTGGAAGTAGAACAAATAGTAGTATAAATGCTACTGCTGCAAAGAAACCTACCCAAGCATTTGTACCTGTTGGAGGAAGTTTTCCATAAACAGTTAGTACTATTAAATCTACAACTAATAACCAGAACCAGATAAAAAATAGTGGTCTTTTATGAGCTGGTAAAATTTTATTATCTCTATCTAGCCATGGTAGAACAAAGAAGATACCATTTGCAAATGCAAATGCAATTAAACCAATATCAAATGCTTTAATTCCAGCAATATCAAAGAAGAATCCTCTTAAAACTTCATAAGACCATAAGAAATACCACTCTGGATATATGTGAGCTGGTGTTACCATTGGATCAGCTGGGTCAAAGTTAACTG from the Aliarcobacter cryaerophilus ATCC 43158 genome contains:
- a CDS encoding c-type cytochrome, with product MRELKILAVVVVLTLITYWGVEPFAHSQMHPHVDPVNYNFEESDRTTSKEGVEKAQKALTEAEKTADEKAIKGAKADLEAAQTFEKTINEFWDANKAAIAATPNVANGEALVTANCTACHSIESKGFPKLMDDATTAGAYGVATPDLGSAGKLYSKDYLIAFIKNPALASKVSHKFTDGRAHPMPSYELMNTPQEIADMVAYLQSIAPKEMTNKEVFHDACQRCHGLKYADMQQGTMGSFSPNADITKYMGKLPPDLSQYIISRGPDYLGKFINDPQKLLEGTAMPRVGLNQESQEQVIKYLEEIGASKKVQREELGPKFLIYLVIFAIFAFLWKASKWRDVH